In Scyliorhinus torazame isolate Kashiwa2021f chromosome 18, sScyTor2.1, whole genome shotgun sequence, the following are encoded in one genomic region:
- the LOC140395048 gene encoding transcription factor JunD-like, whose protein sequence is METPFYHDDSLSLVRSMKKSLSLPVSGSGLKNQREPEAALNSPDLSFLKLASPDLERLIIQSSGLVTTSPGPAPGLYTRGVTDEQNSFAEGFVKALEDLHKQNQLSVPSPAAGPGPAAPSPGPAGLQHSEPPIYTNLSTYSAPGAEAAGPGPAALGYSPEAGLAAFPTGLGQPLCPQARLQAPKDEPQTVPDVSGLGDSPPLSPIDMDIQERIKAERKRLRNRIAASKCRKRKLERISRLEDKVKSLKCQNSELASTASLLREQVAQLKQKVLTHVNSGCQLLLSPPVPAY, encoded by the coding sequence ATGGAAACGCCTTTCTACCATGACGACAGCCTGAGCTTGGTCCGCAGCATGAAGAAGAGCCTGAGCCTGCCCGTCTCCGGCAGCGGCCTCAAGAACCAGCGAGAGCCCGAGGCGGCGCTCAACTCGCCGGACCTCAGCTTCCTCAAGCTGGCCTCGCCCGACCTCGAGCGCCTCATCATCCAGTCGAGCGGCCTAGTGACCACCAGCCCCGGCCCGGCGCCCGGCCTGTACACCCGGGGGGTGACGGACGAGCAGAACTCGTTCGCCGAGGGATTCGTCAAAGCGCTGGAGGACCTCCATAAACAGAACCAGCTGAGCGTCCCCAGCCCGGCGGCCGGGCCGGGCCCCGCCGCTCCCAGCCCCGGCCCCGCCGGCCTGCAGCACTCCGAGCCGCCCATCTACACCAACCTGAGCACCTACAGCGCGCCGGGGGCCGAGGCCGCGGGGCCCGGGCCCGCCGCCCTCGGCTACAGCCCCGAGGCCGGGCTGGCCGCCTTCCCGACGGGGCTCGGGCAGCCGCTCTGCCCCCAGGCCCGGCTGCAGGCCCCGAAGGACGAGCCGCAGACCGTGCCCGACGTGTCGGGCCTGGGGGACAGCCCGCCGCTCTCCCCCATCGACATGGACATTCAGGAGCGGATCAAAGCCGAGAGGAAGCGGCTCCGGAACCGCATCGCCGCCTCCAAGTGCCGCAAGAGGAAGCTGGAGCGGATCTCCCGGCTGGAGGACAAGGTCAAGAGCCTCAAGTGTCAGAACTCGGAGCTGGCGTCCACCGCCAGCCTGCTGAGGGAGCAGGTGGCTCAGCTCAAACAGAAGGTGCTAACCCATGTCAACAGTGGCTGCCAACTGCTGCTCTCTCCTCCGGTCCCCGCCTACTAG